The genomic region GGATCTTGGACCTACTGCTACTGCTGTTGGGAATGCGAGAGATACGAGGCGTCTCTGCTCTGCACGGCGATTGTCGGGGCAGCCTGCTCAACAGTATGCACCGGTGCTACAGGGAGCTACGGAGGCTTCCCATGCAGTCTGGGTTGTGCCTTCATCGCCTACGAGCTCTGTAAGGATTGTGTCTCTTGGCGGGAGTGGTGCCCTTACTGCATGGACTGCCGCGTGACCGCGTGTCCGACAGGGGCCGCTGTACCGCTCTAGGCTTCCATCTCAAGGATCAACAGGAAGGAGATGGGTCTCGGGAGAGGACAAGATGGCACGTAGGCGAATCGCCGAGTTCGCGATTTGGACAGCCGGCGCAGCTACGCTAGGACTTCTTCCTTCGTTTGCGCTGCCAAGCCGTCTTGGACAGACTTTCCTGGTCTGCCTCGGGGTCGAAGGCTGTATCAGCGCTTACCGCACGATTCGCGCTGTCAGAGGCTACTGGCGACCTGCAGCCACCGTGATCTTAGTGCGCCTCTGGGCGGCCGGGCTGTTCATCGGAGTGGGTTGGCTCAAGGCCATCTAGCTGGTCGCTGCGGCACCGATCAACGGCACCTCGTCTGGACCAGTCAAGCAGGCGATCATCGTGGCCAGCGCTGCACGAGTTGCTCGGGCAGCTCCGCGCTCATTGCTGCGCCACCCCGACGTACGGAATTCTTGACCGAGAGGGGGGGATCCGCTGGGTGCACGAAGGCGTGGTCGGACCGGATGGGACTTGGTGGCTGATGCGTTGCTGCTGGCATTTCTGCGCTGAGCCATGCTGGGGCCCCTGCTGGTGGCCTCCCTTCATCTGCCTGAACTGCTGCAGGTGGGAGACTGGCTGTGAGTACGGTTGCTTCCCTCCCGACGCGATTCCAATGGGCCTTCCGATGGGAGATCTCCCGCACTAGCGCGGGAGGACGGGAAGCAGAGGGAGTCGCCCTCCTGGTATCCGGGGCGTGCGCCGTGCCGACCCAAGGGGCGGTATCTGGGTGAAGCCAGAGATAACGGCACCTAGGGTGTGAGGAGCCTCCCCGGAGTGCCGAGGCACCGACGCTACCCGGCGGAGCCAGAATCAGCGGAGGGACGGTCCACAGCGCAATCCCGCACAACCGTCCGTGTCTGGCGGCCTCTGCGCGGCTGCCTCAGCCGGGGCGTCATGATGGGTCACCCGCAACCCGCCAGGCCGCTCCGCGGTGGGGCCTGGCACGGCGGGCGGTGCATCTGCAATGGGAACTCGCGAGAGCGTACCTGGGAAGCACATACGGAGGTGAAGGGAAGATGAGACGAGTGTTGCTGGAGTGCGCAGTTCTAGTGGTCGCGTTTGCGGTCACTGTTCCGACGGCAGCCCGCGCTGGCGAGATGCTCAGTGGTGTACGCTGGGTCTACAGGGCCGAGGTCCACGACCTCACCCGCGATGTCCCCTCAACGACCGAGGTCGAGGTCCTGAGCTTCGTCGGTGCCGACGGGCTACAGGGGTGGGTCGTGACCACGATGACGGAATGGGCGACGACTCTCGCCGTACTCCCGAGAGACCCTGAGGACGAAGGCAATCCGGACGTGACTGGGCCACCCCATGCTCTCCTCCGATGGCCCACCGCCCTCGACACGTTCGTCCCAGAGTTGCGGGGGAGAAGCGCCCCCCCGGTGCACTTCTACGCCAGCCCCGCTCTCCGCGTCAGCGAGTTCCAGGTGGAGATCTCGTCCCGGGAGATGCTGCCCGATGGGACGACGCAGTCGGGTGCTGCTCGTCTGGCTCTTGGTTTGCGGGGCGCAACGACGGTTGCTGGTGGTACGTTCCATGACCTATACGCGACAACGTACTCTGCCACTTGGTGGGGGACCTCCCACCATGGAGAAGCCTGGTGGGCTGCGGAGAACGGAGCGGCCGGTCCGGCAGATATCCCCGTGATGGCGCGGGGGACGGTAGATGCTATCCTGCAGTACACATGGGAACTGACCGGCCACGAGCTACTTGAGGCAGGTGCCTTCGTAGCACGGCTGAGTCAGGCATTGCAGGAGACAGCCAAGACAGACCCTGTCAAAGCCCAAGAAGCGCTCAGGGATCTGGGGATCCTGGTTCCGTAGCGGGGAAGACCCCGTAGCTCTGCGTGGCAGGTGGCGTGCCCGGGAGTGCCAGTCGGGTACGCCACCGATCTCCTGGCGCACCAAGACCGGCCGGTTGACGGCGTCCGGCCCGCAGGATAGCATTCGCTGTGGAGTTCGCTCAGGAGGTGGAGATCCCGTTGGAGCAGGCAATAGAAGAGACTCGCCGTGCCTCCCCCGGCACCGTGGCGTTCCACGGCGTCGGCCGACGCAAGGAGGCCGTGGCCCGGGTGTACTTGAAGGAGGGCGACGGCACGATCCTCGTCAACGGCCGCCCGGCCGAGGCGTACTTCGCGGCGTTCGCGTTCAGCACAGACCACCTCAACCGGCACCTCCTCTCCCCGTTCTACGCTACGGGGACGATCGGCCGGTACGCAGTGCGCGCCCGGGTAGAGGGCGGGGGGGCCACGGGACAACTGGAGGCGGTTCGGCTCGGGATCGCCCGAGCCCTCGTCGAGATGACGCCCGAGTTCAGGAAGCCCCTCAAGGACGCAGGCCTCCTCACCCGCGACGCCCGCGCCGTCGAGCGGAAGAAGTACGGGCATCGCAAGGCACGGAAGAAGGAGCAGTACTCCAAGCGGTGATACGATGAAACAGGGCATCCATCCTCAGGTCTATACGACCGTGATCCGCTGCAGCTGTGGGGCGGAGTTCGAGACCATGTCCACCAAGAAGGACCTCCGCGTGGACGTGTGCTCGCAGTGCCACCCCTTCTTCACCGGCGAGACACGCCTCGTGGACGCCGAGGGGCGGGTGGAACGGTTCACCCGCAAGTACGGGAACTGGCAGGAGGCGCCCCAGAAGGCGCCGGAAGAGAAGAAGCCCGCACGGAAGACGAGCAAGCGCCGCTGATGCCGATCGGAGGGCAGGCGGTCATCGAAGGGGTGATGCTCCAGGACGGCCCACGGGTGGCGATGGCCGTGCGCACCCCCGACGGCCCGATCGCTGTCGAGCCCTTGCCGAACAGGTTCGCCGTCCCCCGGCTCGAGGGGATCCCGTTCGTTCGCGGTCCGATCAAGCTCGTTCAGATGCTGGCACTGGGCTGGGAAGCCCTCAGCCGGTCGGCGGAGCTCGCCTACCCCGCGGAGGCGCCGGCGTCGCGGTGGGAGTCGCTCCTGGTCATCGTCCTCGTGGTGGTGATCCTCGTGGGCGGGTTCATGCTCCTTCCCGCCTACCTCACCGGGCTCACCGGGATCGAGAACCGCATCCTGTTCAACCTCGTCGAGGGCGGGATTCGGGTGGCCCTGTTCCTGGGGTACCTCGCGGCAATCTCGTTCCTCTCTGACATCCGGCGGGTGTTCCAGTACCACGGGGCGGAACACAAGGTCGTGCACTCCTATGAGGAGGGCGTGGCGTCCGTGCCCGATGCCCGAGGGAGAAGCCCGATCCATCCCCGCTGCGGGACGAGCTTCCTCCTCCTGTTCGTGGTGGTGGCGATCCTCGTGTTCTCCCTCCTCCCCACGTCCAACGTGTGGATCCGCCTGGGAGGACGGCTCCTCCTCCTCCCGGTGGTGGCCAGCCTCACTTACGAAATCCTCAGGTTCGGGTCCCGGCACCCGCGGGCGTGGTGGCTCCAGCCCCTCCTCGCCCCAGGGCTCCTCCTCCAGCGGTTCACCACCCGCGACCCGTCCGATGACCAGATCGAGGTCGCCTTCGCCGCCCTCCGCTACCTGACCGACGAGGACGCGCGCAGCTCCTCCACCACCGGCGCGTAGGGCACGCGCACCAAGCCGATCGCGTCCTTGACCGACCCTGGCCCGTGATCATCGGATCCGCCGGTTGGGATCAGATCGAGCTTGCGAACGATCCCCGCTACGGACGCGGGATCCGCGTGCAGGGTTTGGCGCGAAGCCTCGTAGGGGTAGTACACCTCTGCCCCCGCCAATCCCTCCCCGGCGAGCGCGGTGAGGGCGCCTTCCCAGTCCGCAAACGAGAGAAAACAGGGGTGGGCGAGCGCGGCCACCCCGCCCGCGGCGCGGATCGCGGTGATGACCTGGCGGCTCGTGGGGCGGGGGAGGGGCACGTAGCACGGCGTGCCCGACGCGAGGAACCGCCGGAACGCATCCTCGTAGTCGCGGGCGAGGCCGCGGTGCACGAGGACAGCGGCCAGGTGCGGACGACCGACCGACCCCGCGGCGCCGGCGAGCACCTCGCTGACCGTGATCTCCTCCCCCAGGACCTCCTGGCAGAGCCGGACCATCGCCTCCATCCGCTGCCGACGTGCCTCCGCCATCCACCGAAACAGCTCCCCTAGGGCGGGATGCTCGGGGGAGAGGAAGTACCCCAGGATTTCCCCTCTCTCCCCGCCGACGTCGGCCTTCACCTCGACCCCGCAGATGACCTCGATCCCGCTGTGGTAGGCGACGGGGGAAGTAAGCTCGGGCCCGATCGTGTCGTGATCGGTGATCGCGATCGCCGACAGCCCGACGCCCTTCGCTCGCGCCACCATCCCCGCCAGGTCGAGGGTTCCATCCGACCATCGGGTGTGGAGGTGCAGATCAGCCCACTTGGGCGTCGCCATGGCGCTCCTTCCACACCCGATCGAGGATCCCATTGATCACAGCGGGGGCGTGCTCCGTTCCGTAGGTCTTGGCCAGCTCCACCGCCTCGTTGATGACCACTTCGGGGGGGGTAGCGGTGTAGAGGAGCTCGTACAGGGCAAGGCGCAGGATGTTCCGGTCCACCACCGGCAGGCGGTCCAGTCCCCACCCCCGGGCCCGTTGGTCGATGATCCGGTCGATCTCCGCCCGCTGTTCGTGGACCCCCGCGAGGAGGGCGCGCGCGAACGCTTCTTCGGCAAGATCCTCATCCCCGAGGGGATCATCTGCAGAGAGAGGGAGGTACTCGTCGCGGTACAGGGACCGCAAGACCGCCTCGCGGGCTTGGCGTCGCACGTCAGCGGGGGCGGCGGGGCCGTCCGGTCCCCACCACGACCATCCTCACCTCGGGGACCTCGAGCCCCGTCTTCGCCGACACCTCTTGGGCAAGCAGGCTCTGCAACCGCTCCGCGAGGGCGGGGACTTCCTCCCCGGGGGGGAGGTAGAGCGAGACGTGGAGGGCGAGGCCCTCCCCCATCGGCCGGATGTGGACGCGGAACCGGTGCAACCCGAGCTCCTCACGGAGGAGCATCCCCGCCATCTCGCGCACCGTGTCCACGGTGATGAAGATCATCCCCTTCGGCCCCTGCCGACGGAGGGCCCGCCGGACCGTGAGCCGGTTGACGGCGATCCGCACGAACACGGCGGCAGCGGCGACGAACGTGATGGCCCACACCACCAGGACCGCCTGCACGGCAGCCGACGTAAGCGTGGTCCCGCCGGGGACGCTGAGCTCCAGGTTCCCCGATGCGATCGCGACCACCGCCACCACCATCGCCACCGCCGCGAGGAAGAGGGAGATGGCCCCGGCCCAGAACGCATACCCACTCATGATGACCTCCCCTTGCGCCGCCCCTCCTCGGGGAACACCACCCGCACCACCTCCACGTTCACCTCATCCACGGGGAGGGCCGTCATCTTCTCCACCTCAGCCTTGACCCTCGTCTGCAACGCTTGGGCCACTTCCTGAACAGCGTGGCCGTACAGCACCCCCACCTTGAGGGCGAGCCGGACCCGGCCCTCGGAGAGCTCCACCTCCACCAGGCGCCGCACCGCCTCACCGCGGGGCATCGTCCCCCCCCTGGGCGGGGCCACCCCGGCCACGTCCACTGCGGCGAGCCCGGCGATGGTGGCGATGACGTCCCTGGAGATCGAGATCTGCCCTTCCTCCGGGCTTTCTCCGATCAGCTCCTCATCCCTCGCCATCCTCCCCCCCCTCGAGCATCAGGATCTCCTCGGGCGGGATCACGTGTCGGACATGCACATCCACCCGGCCCACCGTGATCCCCACCATCCCCTCCAGGTCCTCCCGCACCCGCCGCTGGACGGCCTGGGCGACACTGTGCACGGAGTAGCCGAGCACCACAGCGATACGCAGCTCCACGTCCACCACATCGCCCCGGATCGTGATCTGGATGCCCTCCTCCCCTCCCCCGAGGAGGCCGATGATCCCCCCGCCGCGCAGGGAGCGTACCCCCTCGATCCCCGCGATCGCACGGGCGGCGATGGCCGACAGGACCTCCTGGCGAACGGCCACCACGCCGAGGGGCTGCGGGGTCTCCCACCGTGGCTCGGCCAATTAGCTCACCCGCTCCACGTAGGCCCCGGTGCGCGTGTCCACCCGGATCACCTCGCCCGTGGTCACGAACAGCGGCACCTTCACCACGAGCCCCGTCTGCAACGTCGCCGGCTTCTCCCCGCCCGTGGCGGTGTCGCCCTTGATCCCCGGCGGCGCCTCCGTGACCCGCAGGTCCACGAAGTTCGGCGGGACGACCTTCACCATCCGGTCTTGGTAGAATAGGCCCGTGAAATCGAGGCCCTCGACCAGATAGCCCTTGAACGGCTCGACCACCTCAGCGTCCAGCTCGTACTGTTCGAATGTCTCCTTGTCCATGAACGTGTACTTGCCCCCGGACTGGTAGAGGTACTGGAGGATCCGCGTCTCGAGGTACGCGGTCTCCAGGTTATCGGAATCCTTGAGGGTCTTCGAGATGACCCGCCCCGTGCGCAGGTCCTTCATCTTGGCCCGCACGAATGCCCCGCCGCGCCCCAGCTTGACGTGCTCGAACTCGGTCACCTCGTACAGCTCGCCGTCCATGATGAGGGTCATCCCGCGTGAGATCTCGCCAATGGAAATGCCCATTCAATGCCTCCTCAGTCCGCCCTTTATACCCCGCCCCTTGCGCGGACACAACCGCGGCCAGGGCCGCGCGGGACAGAGGTGCGCGGACGGCGCCCCCAACCTCCCCTGCCGGAGCGACACCGTGCCCCTCCCTCAGGCAAGGGCGGCCCACGATCCTGACCCAGGCCCGATGATCAGCCCCGGCGAAGGATGCGCTTCCCGAACGTGACGGTGCGGTCGAGGGCCACGTGCAGGAGTTGGGGGAGGTAGAGCCCCCCCAGCACGGGGAGCGCCGATCCCCACGGGATCGCTCGGGGAAAGGGGACGCCCCCTACCACGTGAAGGAGCCCCCACCCGAGCCCTCCGAGCGCGGCGAGGTACAGGACGCGGGTCAGGGGACCGAGGAAGAGGGAGTGGGAGATCCCGCGGTGCCGGAACAGGGCGGCGTAGGGGCGCCACAGAAAGCGTGCCCCCCGCCAGCGGCGGGAGGCATCGCTCCGTACGAGATCGAGGTCCGGCGAGAGGAACAGGCTCCCTACGATGTAGCCCCCAGTGAAGAAGAGGAGCGGGGCCCGGTCCGCACCAGCCGCCGCCCCGAGGGCGACCCAGCCGGGGAGCGTCCCCAGCTCGAACGCGAGGTGGGCCTTCCCGCGGGGCATGGGGGACTGTACCTCCCTCCCCGGAACAGGAGCAACCCACCTCGGTCCGGGGCTCGGCCTCCTAGGGCGCAGCGCTGTCGGGGGTGAGCTCCACCTTCTCGAACCGGGCCGCACCCTGATCGTACGTGACCCGGATCTTATCCCCGGCGGCGATCTTCCCCTCCAGAAGCGCACTCGCCAGGGCATTCTCGACCTCCAGGCGGACCCGCCGCCGGAGCTCGCGGGCCCCGAACTCGGGCCGGTACCCGACCTCCGCCAGGTGGTCCACCAGGGAGGGATCGAACTCGAGTTCCACCCCCTGCCCCTTCGCCACCCGCCGCACCCGCTCCAGCTGCAGGAGCACGATGTCGCGGATCTGATCCTTGGTGAGGGCGTGGAACACGATCACCTCGTCGATCCGGTTCAGGAACTCGGGGCGGAAGTGGTGGCGCAGGACCTCCATCAACCGCTCCTTGAGCGCCGCGTAGTCCAGGCGCTCGCTCGCGGGGGCGGTGAGGTTGCGTTGGATGAGGTCGCTGCCGAGGTTGCTCGTGGCGATGATGATCGTGTTCGCGAAGTCCACCACCCGCCCCTTCCCGTCGGTGAGCCGGCCATCGTCGAACACCTGGAGCAGGATGTTGTGGACCTCGGGGTGCGCCTTCTCGATCTCGTCGAGGAGGATCACGCTGTAGGGGCGGCGCCGCACCCGCTCCGTGAGCTGCCCGCCCTCCTCGTACCCCACGTACCCCGGCGGCGCGCCGACGAGGCGGGACACGGTGTGGCGCTCCGTGTACTCGCTCATGTCGATGCGGATCATCGCCTCCTCGTCCCCGAACACGGCCCAGGCGAGGGTCTTGGCGAGCTCGGTCTTGCCCACGCCCGTCGGACCGAGGAACAGGAACGTGGCGATCGGGCGATGGCCCTCCTTGAGCCCAGCCCGCGACAGGCGCACCGCCGCGCTCACCGCGGCCACGGCCTCGTCCTGGCCCACCACCCGCTCGTGGAGCTTCTCCTCGAGCTTGAGGAGCTTCTCCCTCTCCTCAGCGGTGAGCTCGGCGACCGGGATCCCGGTGAGGGAGGACACGATCTCCGCCACGTGCTCGACCCGCACCTCCGGCGTCCCGGAGGCGACGCTCTTCTTCCACTTCTGGGTCGCCTCCTCGCGCTCCGCCTCCTTGGTCCGGATCGTGGCCTCGATCTCCTTGGCCCGGTCGAACTGCTTGCGGGAAGTCGCATAGTCCTGCTCACGCTTTAGCGCCTTGATCTCCGCCTCGAGCTCCTGGACCTCCGCCGGCCGCGAGGTGGAGGCGATCCTCACCCGCGCCCCGGCCTGGTCCACGAGGTCAATCGCCTTGTCGGGGAGGTAGCGGCCGGTGATGTACCGGTCGGCGAGCTCGGCCGCGGCCACGATCGCCTCATCGGTGATCCGCACCTTGTGGTGGGCCTCGAACCGGTCCCGCAGCCCCCGCAGGATGTGGACCGTCTGCTCCACCGTCGGCTCGGGGATGAACACCGGCTGGAACCGGCGCTCGAGCGCGGCGTCCTTCTCGATGTGCTTCTGGTACTCGTTGAGCGTTGTGGCCCCGATGAGGTGGAGCTCCCCGCGGGCGAGCGCCGGCTTGAGGCTGTTGGAGATGTCCATCCCCCCCTCCGCCTGGCCTGCCCCGACGATCGTATGCAGCTCGTCAATGAACAGGATGAGCTCATCCTGATGGGCCAAGATTTCGTCGAGGAGCTCTTTCACCCGCTCCTCGAACTCGCCGCGGTACTTCGTGCCGGCGACGAGCGAGGTCACGGACAGCTCGACGAGGCGCTTGCCGCGCAGCACCTCCGGGACCTCGTCCCGGGCGATGCGCTGGGCGAGGCCCTCCACGATCGCCGTCTTCCCCACCCCCGGCTCGCCGATCAGGACGGGGTTGTTCTTCTTGCGACGGGCGAGGACCTCGATCACCGTCTCGATCTCCTTGGAGCGGCCGATCACGGGGTCGAGCTTCCCCTGGCGGGCGAGCGCGGTGAGGTCGCGGCCGTGCTTGTCGAGGGTCGGGGTCGCCGAGCGTCGCTCCACCCGGCCCTCCTCCTTCCCCTGGCCCACCACCTCCACCGTTTTCCTCCGCACGCCTTCGGGCGTCAGCCCATAGCGGCGCAGGATGTCCCCGCCCAGGCCATCCGGCTCATCCACCAGCCCGATCAGGAGGTGCTCGGGCCCGACGTAGCTGTGGCCCAGCTCCCGGGAGGCGAGGAACGCTGCCTCCAACACCGCCTTCATGCGGGGGGTGATCCCGATCCGGACCGTCTCCCCCTTCTCCGCGCGCAGATCCCCGCGTGGCGCGTTGTGCTCGACGTGGCCGCGCACGTCGTCCGCCGACAACTTGAACCCCTGGAGGATCTCCCGCACGACCTCGCTCTCGGTGAGGGCATGGAGCACGTGCTCCGTGTCCAACTCGCGCTTCCCGAACCCCACCGCAACCTTGGCTGCCTCCTGGAGGAGATCGCGGGCGTGCTGGGAGAGGTAGGCTTGGACGTCCACCGCCTCCCGGTCCTCCCCCCCGCGGATCGCCCCCGGGAAGAACTCCTCGAAGAACGACTCGAGCGGCGACCGCATCCGCTCGCGCCGGAGCCGGGCATAGCAGTGGTCGCAGATGTCGAGCGTCCGCCACCGGTCGCCCTCAACCACCTCCACCCTCCCCGTCGCCGGGCGAAGGCGGCACAGATCACATAGTTTCGTCGTATTGCTCATCCTCTCCCCTAACTGGTGGGGGGAGGGGACGTGGCCCCTCCCCCTTGGCTTCTTCACTCCACCTTCACGTCGAACACGCCCTCCGCCTCGGGGGCCCGCTTGAGCGGGACCTCGACAATGAGGACGCCATTCTCGAACCTGGCCTTGATCCCCTTCTTGTCCTCCGCTTCCTTGGGCAAGGGGAACACGCGCCGGAACGCCCCGTAGCGGCGTCCCATCCGGATGTAGTTCTCGTCGCGGACCTCCTCGGACCGCTTCACCTCGCCGGTGATGACGAGGCGATCCCCCTCGACCTTGACCTGGACATCGTCCTTCGTCGCCCCTGGAAGCTCGGTCTCGACGACGAGGTGCTTGTCCTTCACATAGATGTCCGTCTGGCCGAACGCCGGGGCGAGCTCAAGATCCGGGAAGGTCCCGAAGTCCCGCAACAGCTCATCCATCACCTGCCCAATCCGGGAAGTGATGGCGAACGGATCTTGCCACAGCATCGGAAGTCTCGCCATAGTACCACCTCCTTTTTAGCAGTCACCGCTATTGACTGCCAGATTATAGCACGCTGCGGCGGGGTGTCAAGGCCCGCCAGCGGGACGGGGGGCGTACGGGAGGGGTAGCGCTGCTCCTCAGGCGTCCGGGGCCCAGTGCCGCGCTCGGTCCACGGCCCGGCGCCAGCCCGTGAGCCAGCTCCCCCGCTCCGGGACGTGGGAG from Candidatus Bipolaricaulis anaerobius harbors:
- the rpmE gene encoding 50S ribosomal protein L31, yielding MKQGIHPQVYTTVIRCSCGAEFETMSTKKDLRVDVCSQCHPFFTGETRLVDAEGRVERFTRKYGNWQEAPQKAPEEKKPARKTSKRR
- a CDS encoding Hsp20/alpha crystallin family protein encodes the protein MARLPMLWQDPFAITSRIGQVMDELLRDFGTFPDLELAPAFGQTDIYVKDKHLVVETELPGATKDDVQVKVEGDRLVITGEVKRSEEVRDENYIRMGRRYGAFRRVFPLPKEAEDKKGIKARFENGVLIVEVPLKRAPEAEGVFDVKVE
- a CDS encoding DUF1385 domain-containing protein, whose translation is MPIGGQAVIEGVMLQDGPRVAMAVRTPDGPIAVEPLPNRFAVPRLEGIPFVRGPIKLVQMLALGWEALSRSAELAYPAEAPASRWESLLVIVLVVVILVGGFMLLPAYLTGLTGIENRILFNLVEGGIRVALFLGYLAAISFLSDIRRVFQYHGAEHKVVHSYEEGVASVPDARGRSPIHPRCGTSFLLLFVVVAILVFSLLPTSNVWIRLGGRLLLLPVVASLTYEILRFGSRHPRAWWLQPLLAPGLLLQRFTTRDPSDDQIEVAFAALRYLTDEDARSSSTTGA
- the efp gene encoding elongation factor P, with product MGISIGEISRGMTLIMDGELYEVTEFEHVKLGRGGAFVRAKMKDLRTGRVISKTLKDSDNLETAYLETRILQYLYQSGGKYTFMDKETFEQYELDAEVVEPFKGYLVEGLDFTGLFYQDRMVKVVPPNFVDLRVTEAPPGIKGDTATGGEKPATLQTGLVVKVPLFVTTGEVIRVDTRTGAYVERVS
- a CDS encoding Asp23/Gls24 family envelope stress response protein; translation: MARDEELIGESPEEGQISISRDVIATIAGLAAVDVAGVAPPRGGTMPRGEAVRRLVEVELSEGRVRLALKVGVLYGHAVQEVAQALQTRVKAEVEKMTALPVDEVNVEVVRVVFPEEGRRKGRSS
- the nusB gene encoding transcription antitermination factor NusB; the encoded protein is MRSLYRDEYLPLSADDPLGDEDLAEEAFARALLAGVHEQRAEIDRIIDQRARGWGLDRLPVVDRNILRLALYELLYTATPPEVVINEAVELAKTYGTEHAPAVINGILDRVWKERHGDAQVG
- the rpsI gene encoding 30S ribosomal protein S9, which encodes MAFHGVGRRKEAVARVYLKEGDGTILVNGRPAEAYFAAFAFSTDHLNRHLLSPFYATGTIGRYAVRARVEGGGATGQLEAVRLGIARALVEMTPEFRKPLKDAGLLTRDARAVERKKYGHRKARKKEQYSKR
- a CDS encoding DUF2227 family putative metal-binding protein produces the protein MPRGKAHLAFELGTLPGWVALGAAAGADRAPLLFFTGGYIVGSLFLSPDLDLVRSDASRRWRGARFLWRPYAALFRHRGISHSLFLGPLTRVLYLAALGGLGWGLLHVVGGVPFPRAIPWGSALPVLGGLYLPQLLHVALDRTVTFGKRILRRG
- a CDS encoding PHP domain-containing protein: MATPKWADLHLHTRWSDGTLDLAGMVARAKGVGLSAIAITDHDTIGPELTSPVAYHSGIEVICGVEVKADVGGERGEILGYFLSPEHPALGELFRWMAEARRQRMEAMVRLCQEVLGEEITVSEVLAGAAGSVGRPHLAAVLVHRGLARDYEDAFRRFLASGTPCYVPLPRPTSRQVITAIRAAGGVAALAHPCFLSFADWEGALTALAGEGLAGAEVYYPYEASRQTLHADPASVAGIVRKLDLIPTGGSDDHGPGSVKDAIGLVRVPYAPVVEELRASSSVR
- a CDS encoding Asp23/Gls24 family envelope stress response protein; this translates as MAEPRWETPQPLGVVAVRQEVLSAIAARAIAGIEGVRSLRGGGIIGLLGGGEEGIQITIRGDVVDVELRIAVVLGYSVHSVAQAVQRRVREDLEGMVGITVGRVDVHVRHVIPPEEILMLEGGEDGEG
- a CDS encoding ATP-dependent Clp protease ATP-binding subunit — encoded protein: MSNTTKLCDLCRLRPATGRVEVVEGDRWRTLDICDHCYARLRRERMRSPLESFFEEFFPGAIRGGEDREAVDVQAYLSQHARDLLQEAAKVAVGFGKRELDTEHVLHALTESEVVREILQGFKLSADDVRGHVEHNAPRGDLRAEKGETVRIGITPRMKAVLEAAFLASRELGHSYVGPEHLLIGLVDEPDGLGGDILRRYGLTPEGVRRKTVEVVGQGKEEGRVERRSATPTLDKHGRDLTALARQGKLDPVIGRSKEIETVIEVLARRKKNNPVLIGEPGVGKTAIVEGLAQRIARDEVPEVLRGKRLVELSVTSLVAGTKYRGEFEERVKELLDEILAHQDELILFIDELHTIVGAGQAEGGMDISNSLKPALARGELHLIGATTLNEYQKHIEKDAALERRFQPVFIPEPTVEQTVHILRGLRDRFEAHHKVRITDEAIVAAAELADRYITGRYLPDKAIDLVDQAGARVRIASTSRPAEVQELEAEIKALKREQDYATSRKQFDRAKEIEATIRTKEAEREEATQKWKKSVASGTPEVRVEHVAEIVSSLTGIPVAELTAEEREKLLKLEEKLHERVVGQDEAVAAVSAAVRLSRAGLKEGHRPIATFLFLGPTGVGKTELAKTLAWAVFGDEEAMIRIDMSEYTERHTVSRLVGAPPGYVGYEEGGQLTERVRRRPYSVILLDEIEKAHPEVHNILLQVFDDGRLTDGKGRVVDFANTIIIATSNLGSDLIQRNLTAPASERLDYAALKERLMEVLRHHFRPEFLNRIDEVIVFHALTKDQIRDIVLLQLERVRRVAKGQGVELEFDPSLVDHLAEVGYRPEFGARELRRRVRLEVENALASALLEGKIAAGDKIRVTYDQGAARFEKVELTPDSAAP